The Bacteroidales bacterium sequence GATGAAACGGGTATCAGGGCCTTGGCAACCGTCCGTCGTATGTATGATTCATTGAATATGCGACCTGTTTTCATGAATTCATCAAGCCACGACCGACATGCTGCTTATGTTTCACATATTTCTCACATCAGCTCATTCGCCCTGGCGCTGACTGTGCTAGACCAGGAAAAAAACGAAAAACATATTTTTGATCTTGCCAGCGGTGGGTTTGACTCAACCGTTCGCCTGGCCAAAAGTTCCGCCGAAATGTGGTCGCCAATATTTAGCCAAAATGCTGATAATGTGATAAAAGTCCTCGACACTTACATTGAAAAGCTGAATGAATTCAAACAGGCAATAACTGGTCTGGACAGCGATAAAATCAGCGAAATGATCGTTAATGCAAACAAGATTAAGAAGATATTGTAAAAACAGGTAAAGAAAAGGTTACCTTTAGTTTACAGAGAATTAGCAAACACTTGATAACCAGTAAAACATCAATCAAAATATGGAAACAATTCAATTTTTACCCATCACGGACTGGGGGATCGGAATAAAAGAGAGGCCTTTCCTCATCTCCGGACCTTGCAGCGCCGAGTCGGAGGAACAGGTAATCAATATTGCTCATCAGCTCAAAGATCAGGGAGTCAAAGTGTTCCGGGCGGGAATCTGGAAGCCACGAACGCACCCCAACGGTTTCGAAGGAGTAGGGGAGAAGGGGCTTGCCTGGCTGCGGAAAGTAAAACAGGAAACAGGAATGCTGATAGCAACAGAAGTCGCCAACCAGCGTCATGCCTATGAGGCACTAAAACATGGCGTTGACATTCTCTGGATTGGCGCCAGGACTACAGCAAACCCTTTCGCCATGCAGGAAATTGCCAATACGATTGCTGGCGCCGATGTCATAGTGTTTGTAAAAAACCCGGTTAATCCCGATCTGGAGTTATGGATTGGCGCTGTTGAAAGAATCCATCAGGCAGGGATATCGAGAATTGGCGCCATACACCGGGGATTTTCAACTTATGAAAAATCGGCCTATCGCAATGATCCATTATGGCAGTTGCCCATTGAACTTAAACGTCGTCTGCCAACCTTGCCGATTCTGGTCGATCCCAGCCACATTTGCGGGCACAGGGACTTGAAAAGGGTATCACAAAAAGCGATGGACCTCAACTACGACGGCCTCATTATCGAAGTACATCATGATCCTGATAATGCCCTAAGCGATGCCAAACAGCAAATAACACCTTTTGCTCTTGCGGAATTGATTCACGGACTGAAGCTAAGGAAAGTGAATGCTGATGATGAACAGTTCATCCATACCCTGGAAACCCTTCGGCAAAAAATCGATAAATACGATGAGGAACTGCTCGATTTACTTGAACAGCGCATGGAGGTGTCAAAAACGATTGGCCTTTACAAAAAACAGAACAATGTAACCATTTTGCAACCGTCGCGATGGGATGAGATCATCACCAAAATCAGGCAGAAAGGGGCTGAACGTAACCTGAGCACTGACCTGATTGACCGGATGTTTACCGCCATCCACCAGGAATCCATCAACAAGCAGATGGCAGTTATGAACAATGGAGTAACTTTACCGTCGACAAATCAGGGCAAATCGGATGACAACCATTGAAATTCAGGGAACAACTGGCCGTTCACAAATTTTGACCGGAGAAAGCCTTTCCAATTTCAGGAAATATATTCCCGTCAGCAGGACAATTATCATAACTGATAACGTTGTCCAAAATCTTTATGGTCACTTTTGGCATGATCTGCCTGTGGTGA is a genomic window containing:
- a CDS encoding bifunctional 3-deoxy-7-phosphoheptulonate synthase/chorismate mutase type II, with amino-acid sequence METIQFLPITDWGIGIKERPFLISGPCSAESEEQVINIAHQLKDQGVKVFRAGIWKPRTHPNGFEGVGEKGLAWLRKVKQETGMLIATEVANQRHAYEALKHGVDILWIGARTTANPFAMQEIANTIAGADVIVFVKNPVNPDLELWIGAVERIHQAGISRIGAIHRGFSTYEKSAYRNDPLWQLPIELKRRLPTLPILVDPSHICGHRDLKRVSQKAMDLNYDGLIIEVHHDPDNALSDAKQQITPFALAELIHGLKLRKVNADDEQFIHTLETLRQKIDKYDEELLDLLEQRMEVSKTIGLYKKQNNVTILQPSRWDEIITKIRQKGAERNLSTDLIDRMFTAIHQESINKQMAVMNNGVTLPSTNQGKSDDNH